The following proteins are encoded in a genomic region of Ornithinibacillus sp. 4-3:
- a CDS encoding SOS response-associated peptidase: MCGRYTILVDEEKLIEAFQIQNKINDFEPSYNVAPGRKILVVIHDGKERRAGYLRWGLVPSWAKDEKMAYKIFNARSETAHEKLSFQNLMARKRCLIIADSFYEWHKTEETNQPYRIQVEDRELFAFAGLWDRWQQGDKVIFTCTVLTRESNAFMQNIHHRMPIILPKDNEEEWIRPEMNRAMNAYHFLQCIEMEPLTAYPVSDYINKAKNNDPTCIEVFKQ, encoded by the coding sequence ATGTGTGGACGTTATACCATACTAGTGGATGAAGAAAAATTAATAGAAGCATTTCAAATTCAAAATAAGATAAATGACTTTGAACCTAGTTATAATGTTGCTCCAGGGCGTAAAATATTGGTTGTTATTCATGATGGGAAAGAAAGACGTGCTGGATATTTACGTTGGGGTCTTGTACCATCCTGGGCAAAGGACGAAAAAATGGCTTATAAAATATTTAATGCAAGAAGTGAAACAGCTCATGAAAAACTAAGTTTTCAAAATTTGATGGCACGCAAGAGATGTTTAATTATAGCGGATAGCTTCTATGAATGGCATAAAACAGAGGAAACAAACCAACCTTACCGTATTCAAGTAGAAGATCGAGAACTATTTGCTTTTGCCGGATTATGGGACCGCTGGCAACAAGGAGATAAGGTTATTTTTACTTGTACTGTTTTAACAAGGGAATCTAATGCCTTTATGCAAAATATTCATCATCGGATGCCGATTATTTTACCAAAAGATAATGAAGAGGAGTGGATTAGGCCTGAGATGAATCGAGCGATGAATGCTTATCACTTTTTACAATGTATAGAAATGGAGCCTCTCACAGCATATCCAGTCTCTGATTATATT